One window of the Brevundimonas goettingensis genome contains the following:
- a CDS encoding P-loop NTPase family protein has product MTDQLRLPLQSDVPQGASTFVRSASNEEAVRVLERWPDAAGQVMAICGPAGCGKSHLAAIWAERVGAVALNGAEAAHHDPLELEGRPVLLDIAQDADDETLFHLINLAQADGGALLLVSRPSPRFWKVQVPDLRSRLDSIRVTAMEEPDDVVLAAILRARFAERSITPTDEVIDYLVRRIDRSAAAVEDVVARLDEQHRPVTRALARQVLEAAQTLPDEEDAADDEEN; this is encoded by the coding sequence ATGACCGATCAACTCCGCCTGCCGCTGCAGAGCGACGTGCCCCAGGGCGCGTCGACCTTCGTGCGCTCGGCCTCCAACGAAGAGGCCGTGCGGGTGCTGGAGCGCTGGCCCGATGCGGCCGGTCAGGTCATGGCCATCTGCGGCCCCGCCGGCTGCGGCAAGAGCCATCTGGCCGCCATCTGGGCCGAGCGGGTCGGCGCCGTGGCCCTGAACGGCGCCGAGGCCGCCCACCACGATCCGCTGGAGCTGGAAGGCCGCCCTGTCCTTTTGGACATCGCCCAGGACGCCGACGACGAGACCCTGTTCCACCTGATCAACCTGGCCCAGGCCGATGGCGGGGCCCTGCTGCTGGTCTCGCGCCCCTCCCCGCGCTTCTGGAAGGTCCAGGTGCCCGACCTGCGCTCGCGGCTCGACTCGATCCGGGTCACGGCGATGGAGGAGCCCGACGACGTCGTCCTGGCCGCCATCCTGCGCGCCCGATTCGCCGAACGCAGCATTACCCCGACCGATGAGGTCATCGACTATCTGGTGCGGCGTATCGACCGGTCCGCCGCCGCCGTGGAAGACGTCGTCGCCCGCCTCGACGAGCAGCATCGCCCGGTCACGCGGGCCCTGGCCCGTCAGGTGCTGGAAGCCGCCCAGACTCTTCCTGACGAAGAAGACGCCGCGGACGACGAAGAGAACTGA
- a CDS encoding YciI family protein: protein MFLIEITYTRPIEEIEAKTAEHRAWLDEQIADGLLILTGPKVPRTGGFLIARGGKSLDEVTAIMKQDPFAAHGLADYRVVEFAAGRINPALAEFV from the coding sequence ATGTTCCTGATCGAGATCACCTACACCCGCCCCATCGAGGAGATCGAGGCGAAGACGGCCGAACATCGGGCCTGGCTGGACGAGCAGATCGCCGACGGCCTGCTGATCCTCACCGGCCCCAAGGTTCCGCGCACCGGCGGCTTCCTGATCGCCCGCGGCGGCAAGTCGCTGGACGAGGTCACCGCCATCATGAAGCAGGACCCGTTCGCCGCGCACGGCCTGGCCGACTACCGCGTCGTCGAGTTCGCGGCGGGTCGGATCAACCCCGCCCTGGCCGAATTCGTCTGA